A DNA window from Hoplias malabaricus isolate fHopMal1 chromosome 5, fHopMal1.hap1, whole genome shotgun sequence contains the following coding sequences:
- the optc gene encoding opticin, giving the protein MALFVAVVAMALLGYSSGAPPLDVDPATYDLEIYDVDTFELNSYDYDDLDEEIEVGTVAPPPPAVTQPPPAVLPPDYTPEVTLPPQTTKPPVAATLDFLGPGLFGPQTDLGMPTCLLCVCLSGSVYCDDSDLTDIPPLPKDTTYFYARFNKINEVKNKDFFNLNQLKRIDLTGNQISVLGEDAFRSLPQLQDLLLTDNKVQALPELPVTMRHIDIRNNRLKNAGMHREAFKDMKDLEFLYLSDNKLDYVPGPLPDSLRVLHLQNNNIQSLNQDTFCNSHDINYIRSALEDIRLDGNPVDINLYARAYVCLPRLPVGTQH; this is encoded by the exons ATGGCGCTGTTCGTAGCTGTTGTAGCTATGGCTCTGCTGGGATACAGTAGTGGAGCTCCTCCATTGGATGTTGATCCTGCGACTTATGACTTGGAGATTTATGATGTGGACACATTTGAGCTGAACAGCTATGATTATGATGACTTGGATGAGGAG ATTGAGGTTGGAACTGTGGCTCCACCTCCTCCAGCTGTCACTCAACCACCTCCTGCAGTCCTACCTCCAGACTACACCCCAGAGGTGACCCTTCCACCACAGACCACCAAACCTCCGGTTGCTGCCACTCTGGACTTTTTAGGCCCTGGCCTTTTTGGTCCTCAGACAGACCTGG GGATGCCAACctgcctgctgtgtgtgtgcctcaGTGGGAGTGTGTATTGTGACGACTCCGATTTAACCGACATCCCCCCACTGCCCAAGGACACCACATACTTCTACGCTCGCTTCAACAAGATCAATGAGGTCAAGAATAAAGATTTCTTCAACCTGA ACCAGCTGAAACGGATTGACCTTACAGGGAACCAGATCTCTGTGCTGGGAGAGGATGCCTTCCGCTCACttccacagctccaggattTGCTGCTAACTGACAACAAGGTCCAGGCACTGCCTGAGCTGCCAGTCACTATGAGGCATATTGACATCCGCAACAACCGCCTGAAGAATGCCGGCATGCACAGAGAGGCCTTTAAG GATATGAAAGACCTGGAGTTCCTGTACCTGTCAGACAACAAGTTAGACTACGTCCCCGGCCCACTACCCGATAGTCTACGAGTGCTTCATCTGCAG AACAACAACATCCAGAGCTTGAACCAGGACACCTTCTGCAacagccatgacattaactacATCCGCAGTGCTCTGGAAGACATTAGGCTGGATGGCAACCCAGTGGATATCAATCTGTACGCTCGGGCATATGTGTGTCTTCCACGGTTGCCCGTAGGAACCCAACACTGA